From a region of the Helianthus annuus cultivar XRQ/B chromosome 5, HanXRQr2.0-SUNRISE, whole genome shotgun sequence genome:
- the LOC110940722 gene encoding transmembrane E3 ubiquitin-protein ligase FLY2, protein MGLKVKKQFRVLFVVLWFVLQAADGLRPLRERPRSWGDEWLVARKDENELGPSSAWNITGTYRGAWRFLQSSNTSSRFPDFMKSSGSSVLELVTRPTKINGVHYVQGVMIFHDVFDNEPEAGRVQIRVEGVYIWPFRQLRMVVNSGRDGEFGQEEDYILSNPYHLLGVFSSQVFQESPQDKIRKRTQSPISDMDKHCNVEISAQISRVSSTQSDGEHDRYYMEGLMESPSADDDGDCFSPMLMNATSVNIEVYYNKAVNYTLMVTFISFLQVLLLIRQMEHSNTQSGAAKVSILMIGQQAIMDAYLCLIHLTAGILVESLFNAFATAAFFKFVVFSIFEMRYLLAIWKANRSITNGEGWEAMRRELSLLYSRFYGILLGGILVMYEFHRYLRGILVVLHLFWVPQIVSNIIGDSRKPLHPHYIIGMSLTRLAIPFYLFGCPHNFMRIQPDHKWCVTLGLLVAFQAALLILQHYLGSRCFIPRQILPEKYCYFRRVDHDSNNITDCVICMTTIDLTQRPDDCMVTPCDHFFHSGCLQRWMDIKMECPTCRRSLPPA, encoded by the exons ATGGGGTTGAAGGTGAAGAAGCAATTTAGGGTTTTGTTCGTGGTGTTGTGGTTTGTTTTGCAGGCGGCTGATGGATTGAGGCCTCTGAGGGAGAGACCTCGTTCATGGGGCGATGAG TGGCTTGTTGCAAGGAAAGACGAGAATGAATTGGGTCCATCCTCTGCATGGAATATAACCGGGACATACAGAG GGGCTTGGAGGTTCCTCCAGTCATCTAATACCTCTAGCAGATTCCCAGATTTTATGAAATCAAGTGGGAGTTCTGTTTTGGAATTGGTCACTAGGCCAACTAAAATAAATGGCGTACATTATGTTCAG GGTGTAATGATTTTCCATGATGTGTTTGATAATGAGCCTGAAGCTGGCCGTGTCCAAATAAGGGTAGAAGGAGTATACATATGGCCGTTCAGACAACTTCGAATGGTCGTCAACAG CGGAAGAGATGGAGAGTTTGGTCAAGAAGAGGATTATATACTATCCAATCCATACCACCTG CTTGGAGTTTTCTCATCACAAGTCTTCCAGGAGTCCCCACAAGATAAAATCAGGAAGCGCACACAAT CCCCAATTAGTGACATGGACAAACACTGTAATGTTGAAATCTCTGCCCAAATTTCTCGTGTCTCATCTACCCAAAGTG ATGGAGAACATGATCGTTATTACATGGAAGGCTTAATGGAGAGCCCTTCTGCTGATGATGATGGAGATTGCTTCTCCCCAATGCTGATGAATGCCACTTCAGTTAACATAGAGGTTTACTACAACAAAGCAGTCAATTATACATTAATGGTTACCTTT ATTTCTTTCCTCCAGGTTCTTCTGTTAATTCGGCAAATGGAGCATAGTAATACACAATCT GGGGCTGCGAAAGTATCAATTCTGATGATTGGACAACAGGCTATCATGGATGCGTATCTTTGCCTTATACATTTGACTGCGGGGATATTAGTTG AATCACTGTTTAATGCTTTTGCTACTGCGGCATTTTTTAAGTTTGTGGTGTTCTCAATCTTTGAGATGAGGTATCTTCTTGCTATATGGAAAGCCAATCGGTCAATTACTAATGGAGAGGGTTGGGAAGCAATGAGACGTGAACTTTCACTTCTTTACAGTCGATTCT ATGGAATCCTTTTAGGTGGTATTCTGGTGATGTATGAGTTCCACAGATATTTGCGGGGTATCCTTGTTGTTTTGCATTTGTTTTGGGTCCCACAAATCGTGAGTAACATTATTGGTGATTCAAGAAAACCATTGCATCCCCATTATATAATAGGGATGTCCCTGACTCGGCTTGCAATTCCTTTCTATCTGTTTGGGTGTCCTCATAACTTCATGCGAATCCAACCTGATCACAAGTGGTGTGTTACTTTGGGTCTTCTTGTTGCTTTCCAGGCTGCACTTCTCATTTTACAACACTATCTTGGATCTCGTTGTTTTATTCCTCGCCAG ATTTTGCCTGAAAAATATTGTTATTTTAGAAGGGTTGATCATGATTCAAATAACATAACCGATTGCGTCATTTGCATGACTACTATTGATCTCACTCAACGCCCTGACGATTGCATG GTTACTCCATGTGATCATTTTTTCCACTCTGGTTGTTTACAAAGATGGATGGATATAAAGATGGAGTGCCCAACTTGTCGGCGTTCGCTTCCACCAGCTTAA